From Solanum lycopersicum chromosome 8, SLM_r2.1, the proteins below share one genomic window:
- the LOC138338067 gene encoding uncharacterized protein has product MAIEEQSGGLGDRSQGETINGNIVTIDHNHPLYLSSSDVPGALLIGIQLTGMENYTLWSRAMEIALLGRNKLGFVDGSILRINFEGDLRKTWDRCNAVVISWLICNVSKELLSGILYSTSAYQVWLDIKERFDKINGFRLYQLHRSIFTLTQGVLTAKEYVEQMQYQRLLQFLMGLNDNYSQARGQILMMNILPTVNQVYALVMQDESQKGIAGTVNERMESLALYTARNNRNQQFNNIPRKNYQSLYCDFCNMEGHIKTDCNKLKKCDHCHATGHVKGNCYQLIGYPENFKGKKRVDTVFAGGTLYPHQSTTEGGDSTSSSMQEQQIKTGYMTAQEHMYNGQGTQEQVLL; this is encoded by the exons ATGGCAATCGAGGAGCAATCTGGAGGATTGGGTGACAGATCTCAAGGGGAAACCATTAATGGTAACATTGTGACAATTGATCACAATCATCCCCTGTATTTGAGTTCATCTGATGTGCCAGGGGCATTGTTAATTGGGATTCAATTGACAGGGATGGAGAATTATACACTTTGGAGTCGAGCTATGGAAATTGCATTGCTTGGGAGGAATAAACTGGGATTTGTTGATGGGTCTATTCTGCGAATCAATTTTGAAGGAGATTTGAGGAAAACTTGGGATCGATGCAATGCAGTTGTTATCTCTTGGCTCATATGCAATGTGAGCAAGGAATTACTCAGTGGAATACTGTATTCAACCAGTGCATATCAGGTATGGCTTGATATCAAGGAGcgttttgataaaataaatggaTTTAGGCTTTATCAGTTGCACAGGAGCATTTTCACTCTTACACAAGGAGTTTTAACA GCCAAGGAGTATGTGGAGCAGATGCAATATCAACGTTTACTTCAGTTTCTAATGGGGCTGAATGATAACTATTCACAAGCTAGGGGTCAGATTCTCATGATGAATATTTTGCCCACTGTAAATCAAGTCTATGCATTAGTGATGCAGGATGAAAGCCAGAAAGGAATTGCAGGAACTGTTAATGAAAGAATGGAGTCTTTAGCACTGTACACAGCTAGAAATAATAGGAATCAACAGTTCAATAACATTCCTAGGAAGAACTATCAATCTCTATATTGTGATTTCTGTAACATGGAGGGGCATATTAAGACTGATTGCAACAAATTGAAGAAATGTGATCATTGTCATGCAACTGGACATGTGAAGGGAAATTGCTATCAGTTAATTGGTTATCCtgaaaattttaaaggaaaaaaaagggtGGATACAGTGTTTGCAGGAGGAACTCTATATCCACATCAGTCGACTACTGAAGGTGGTGATTCTACATCATCTTCTATGCAGGAGCAGCAAATCAAGACAGGATATATGACTGCACAGGAACATATGTACAATGGTCAGGGCACACAAGAACAAGTGTTATTGTAG